One region of Deinococcus fonticola genomic DNA includes:
- a CDS encoding helix-turn-helix domain-containing protein: protein MVSRDEVLTLEELAAYLKVSETTAYSLVRSGDIPGRKVGREWRFLRERVENWLMQAGTENDMEKSGGMNGLVQRDEWGGEFTVENGQEKVALWLPMTLEDKNAQIEKAQREGVNVSDVVAAYLREWVKS, encoded by the coding sequence ATGGTGAGCAGGGATGAGGTATTGACGCTGGAAGAACTGGCTGCCTACCTGAAGGTGAGCGAAACCACCGCGTACTCGCTGGTGAGAAGCGGGGACATTCCTGGCCGCAAAGTCGGACGGGAGTGGCGCTTCCTGCGCGAACGGGTGGAGAACTGGCTGATGCAGGCTGGAACGGAGAACGACATGGAAAAAAGCGGCGGAATGAATGGTCTGGTGCAGCGTGACGAGTGGGGCGGCGAATTCACGGTGGAGAACGGTCAGGAGAAAGTGGCCCTGTGGCTCCCCATGACCCTGGAAGACAAAAATGCCCAGATTGAAAAGGCGCAGCGCGAAGGCGTGAACGTCAGTGACGTGGTGGCCGCCTACCTGCGCGAGTGGGTCAAGTCGTAA
- the glpX gene encoding class II fructose-bisphosphatase, with the protein MTKRQKPVTETRSKAPKFEHALVLETARVTEGAALAASKFMGMGDKNVVDGAGTEAMRTLLNSLNIRGTVVIGEGEMDEAPMLYIGEQVGNGEFEVDIAVDPVEGTSVTAKGLPNGLAVIAISEKGGLMAAPDCYMEKLVVPPPAAGKVNLDWPVEANINVLAQSLQRDADDLMITILDRERHADLIRRVRATGARVKLIGDGDVIAGLAVGVRGTGVHALMGSGGAPEGVILAAACKCLGAEIQGRFLAEDDAQRERFQKMGVEENRVYKTDELASGKQMVFSATGITYGELLNGVRYFAGGARTHTLVMGYATRVVRFIDTVHLEEDHARVTVRI; encoded by the coding sequence ATGACCAAACGCCAGAAACCCGTCACGGAAACGCGCTCTAAAGCCCCGAAGTTCGAGCACGCACTGGTGCTGGAGACCGCCCGCGTGACCGAAGGGGCCGCGCTGGCGGCCAGTAAGTTCATGGGCATGGGTGACAAGAATGTCGTGGACGGCGCCGGCACCGAAGCCATGCGCACGCTCCTGAATTCCCTGAACATTCGCGGCACGGTGGTGATCGGTGAAGGCGAAATGGACGAGGCCCCCATGCTGTACATCGGCGAGCAGGTCGGCAACGGTGAATTCGAGGTGGATATCGCCGTCGACCCGGTGGAAGGCACCAGCGTGACTGCCAAGGGCCTCCCCAACGGCCTGGCCGTGATTGCCATCAGCGAGAAAGGCGGCCTGATGGCGGCGCCGGACTGCTACATGGAGAAACTGGTGGTGCCGCCCCCCGCCGCCGGAAAAGTGAACCTGGACTGGCCGGTGGAAGCGAACATCAACGTGCTGGCGCAGTCCCTGCAACGCGACGCGGATGACCTGATGATCACCATTCTGGACCGTGAACGTCACGCTGATTTGATTCGCCGCGTGCGGGCCACCGGCGCCCGCGTGAAACTGATCGGGGACGGTGACGTGATCGCGGGCCTGGCAGTGGGCGTGCGGGGCACGGGCGTTCATGCGCTGATGGGTTCGGGCGGCGCCCCCGAGGGCGTTATCCTGGCGGCGGCCTGCAAGTGCCTGGGCGCGGAAATTCAGGGCCGGTTCCTGGCCGAGGACGACGCGCAGCGCGAACGCTTCCAGAAGATGGGCGTCGAGGAAAACCGCGTGTACAAAACCGACGAACTCGCCTCCGGCAAGCAGATGGTGTTCAGCGCCACCGGCATTACCTACGGCGAACTGCTGAACGGCGTGCGTTACTTCGCGGGCGGCGCCAGAACGCACACGCTGGTCATGGGGTACGCCACCCGTGTGGTGCGCTTCATCGACACGGTTCACCTGGAAGAAGACCACGCCCGCGTGACTGTCCGTATCTGA